The genomic stretch AATGACGCCACCTTCGGTCTGCGCCGGTGGGTCGTCGGGGTTCCCGAGAACAACCGCAAGTCGGTGCATGCGGCATTTGTGATGCCCAACCCGCGCGACGAGGGACCGAACCCCTGGGACGAGATGATCCTGGGGCGCGCCGTCAGCCTCGCCTCGCTTGCATTCGCCCGGGCGGGCGACGACAGGCGGCTGCGCCATGCAGCCAGCACCGACCACCTGACGGCGCTGCCGAACCGACGCGCCTTCGAGGACCGCATCGAACAGCTGAACTCACGTGCGGACGACTTCCCTGTGGCGGTGTTCTTCGTCGACGCTGACCGATTCAAGTCGATCAACGACAGGCACGGCCACACAGTCGGTGACGAGACCCTGGCATCGATCGCTGAACGCCTGGTGCTGGCGACCCGCGAAGGTGACTTCGTGGGGCGCATCGGCGGCGACGAATTCGCTGTTTGCGCCCCCGGCATGGACTCCGTGCAGGCCGCAGCGACGCGGGAGCGCATAGCTGCAGCCTTCGACAAGCCCGTGGCCACCGCAGCCGGGGACCTCGACGTGTCAGTGAGCATCGGCACCGCGATGGCTGAGACAGCCGATGACCTCGAGCAGATCGTGGCCCGCAGCGACGCAGACATGTATGCCCGCAAGTCGGGCGGCTACCCCGTCACCCGGCACTCCGACTGACCGGACGAAGCGGTCAGCGCTGACTACTCGAAGGGGTTGGGTGCACCCGGTCCCTCGTCGGCGGCATCATTCGGCGACGTTTCGGCCGGTTCGGTGCCCGAGAATCCCTGCGGAAGCACCGAGGCATCCGGGGTCCTCTCGCCCCAGCCCTGCGAAGCCCAGGTTCCGCCGGAGTCGGTCTCGAACGCGGGTCGGGGTGTGGCCCGGACCTGCTGATCGATCCCGACCGACGCGGCCACCGCTGACCATGAGCCTGGCGCAGTGGGTGCGAGGGCCGGTGGACGCGCCGACGGAGCTGCTGGGACGGACCGGGCCGCTGCCGGAGGTTGTGCCGGGGATTGCGCGGGAGCCTGGGACGGCATGGGCGATGGGGCCTGCGCGAATGGTGTGGGGTCGGGCGGCGGCGACGAGGGTGCGGCGTCCGCGACCTCAGTGGCTTCGCTGGCCATGAGCCGCGCGGGCCGTGTGCGCCGCCAGAACACGATGGTGGCCACGAACACGACAGCGGCAAGTGTCAACAGGGCGATCACCACGAGGTTGATCGTGCGGCTGGCCTTCTCGGACTCGGTCAGCGGCGCTTCCCTGGCCGGCGTGCCCGCAGTGTCGAGTTCGGCGAGGGTCGTCGTTGTGTCTTCGCCAGGTTGGTCCGGCTCCTGGGCCCCGACCGGGCCCCCCAACCCGACACTGGCCAACGAGACGAGGACCAACCAGACGAGAGGCAACGCAATCAGACGCCGCGCCGTGCTCCCCCGCGGCGCCATGCTGTGCAGACTTCGGGGCGCCATGGTCCTCACGTTACCCCCGGCGGCCCGACGAGCTCATACAAGGCCGGCGTCACGCAAGCGCTGAGGCCAGGTCCGCCATCACGTCCGCCGGGTCCTCCAGGCCGAGCGACATCCGGATGGTTCCCGGTCCGATCCCCGCCGCCTCGAGCTCGTCGGGCAGCAGGTTGACGTGTGTCGTCGATGCCGGGTGGGTGACCAGCGTCTCGGGACCACCGAGTGATGTGGCAAGCCTGCACACCGATGTGGACTCCACGAGGTGTCGTCCTGCTTCGAAGCCACCGGCTACATCGAACGTGACGAGGCCACCCATGAGGTCCATCTGCCGGGCAGCCAGTTGGTGCTGCGGGTGTGACTCGAGCCCCGGGTAGCGAACGTCGGCCACCCGTTCGTCAGCCTCGAGGGCGGTCGCCACCTCGTGCGCCGCGGCGCTCTGGTGGCGGAGCCGTACCCCGAGGGTCCGCAGGCCCCTCAGGCCACCGGCTGCCTCGTATGGACTGGCGACCGCACCCTGGAGCACTGCGAAGCCCCACACCCAGTCGATCAACTCGCGGCTTCCTGCCACGACCCCGAGGGTCACGTCGTTGTGCCCGCCGATGCACTTCGTGGCGGAATGCACGACCAGGTCGCAACCGAATTCCAGGGGCCGTTGCCCGATGGGGGTGGCGAAGGTCGAGTCCACCACCTTCATGGGCCCCGCGATCCCACCGAGGGACTTCAGGTCCACGAGGTCCAATTTCGGGTTGGCGGGCGTCTCGGCGAGCAGAAGCATCGTCTTGCCCGGCCTCACGGCTTCACGCCAGGCATCGGCGTCGGTTCCGTCGACGAAGGTCACGTCGATGCCCATCC from Actinomycetes bacterium encodes the following:
- a CDS encoding GGDEF domain-containing protein; translation: MPLAAELAAALAEQFPFLVVLLDPELQIIWASRAAADILGYDPSELVGRNIVEMLHPDDMAEVAPMMAAILEQQKETLERPPAAVALELPVRALHKTGTWVPGTATGRVLNENCYLLGVIRPTAERHSIDRVLDSLVAGAELSEVLESLMELLRIQFGLDWVCLVHDFDGVATHLCDGHHDRIENSAEILASVRDTPNDATFGLRRWVVGVPENNRKSVHAAFVMPNPRDEGPNPWDEMILGRAVSLASLAFARAGDDRRLRHAASTDHLTALPNRRAFEDRIEQLNSRADDFPVAVFFVDADRFKSINDRHGHTVGDETLASIAERLVLATREGDFVGRIGGDEFAVCAPGMDSVQAAATRERIAAAFDKPVATAAGDLDVSVSIGTAMAETADDLEQIVARSDADMYARKSGGYPVTRHSD
- a CDS encoding aminotransferase class I/II-fold pyridoxal phosphate-dependent enzyme; this encodes MAEERIDTKLVRAGRGHNGRALAPVIWASSTFETPTVADGREMALSVGATEFYTRYGNPTVNNFEEAVAELEGAEAARAFGSGMGAVAAVVLGLCSSGDHIVTQTQLYAGTQMLLQAVCPRMGIDVTFVDGTDADAWREAVRPGKTMLLLAETPANPKLDLVDLKSLGGIAGPMKVVDSTFATPIGQRPLEFGCDLVVHSATKCIGGHNDVTLGVVAGSRELIDWVWGFAVLQGAVASPYEAAGGLRGLRTLGVRLRHQSAAAHEVATALEADERVADVRYPGLESHPQHQLAARQMDLMGGLVTFDVAGGFEAGRHLVESTSVCRLATSLGGPETLVTHPASTTHVNLLPDELEAAGIGPGTIRMSLGLEDPADVMADLASALA